A window from Carassius gibelio isolate Cgi1373 ecotype wild population from Czech Republic chromosome B3, carGib1.2-hapl.c, whole genome shotgun sequence encodes these proteins:
- the LOC127951921 gene encoding uncharacterized protein LOC127951921, whose protein sequence is MLSRVRARITLQDINYRHPIIAAERLSIYLRTIAFSYRIGVSTVCQIVPQLVTAIWDCLVEDYMAVPTTDDWRSIAEGFQERWNFPLCCGVVDGKASPNSGSQFHFSIVLLAVVDAKYRFRVIDAWGYGRTSDSGILANSAFGQALRARTLHLPADQPLPGAEERGPQPHVFMADEAFPLRRNLMRPFPGRTLPPERHVFSYCHQSQAGGGERLCHPLLTVEDVSAAHRDQP, encoded by the exons ATGTTGTCCCGTGTCAGAGCGAGGATTACCCTCCAGGACATCAACTACAGGCACCCTATCATAGCTGCGGAGCGCCTGTCCATCTATCTTCG gaccatAGCATTCAGCTACAGGATTGGTGTCTCCACGGTGTGCCAGATCGTCCCCCAGTTAGTGACTGCCATCTGGGACTGCCTTGTGGAGGACTACATGGCTGTGCCCACCACTGATGACTGGAGGTCCATTGCAGAGGGATTCCAGGAGCGGTGGAACTTCCCTCTGTGTTGTGGAGTGGTGGATGGGAAGGCATCCCCCAACTCAGGATCCCAGTTCCACTTCTCCATCGTTCTCCTTGCAGTTGTGGATGCGAAGTATCGCTTCCGGGTGATCGATGCTTGGGGGTACGGCAGGACTAGTGACAGTGGGATTCTGGCAAACTCCGCCTTTGGACAGGCTCTCCGGGCGCGCACACTTCATCTGCCTGCTGACCAGCCTCTACCTGGTGCTGAAGAAAGAGGACCCCAGCCCCATGTCTTCATGGCTGATGAGGCATTCCCGCTGAGGAGGAACCTGATGCGGCCCTTCCCTGGACGCACCCTTCCTCCAGAGAGGCATGTCTTCAGTTATTGTCACCAGAGCCAGGCTGGTGGTGGAGAACGCCTTTGTCATCCTCTCCTCACAGTGGAGGATGTTTCGGCGGCTCATCGAGATCAACCCTGA